TCTGCCCCAACATGCACAGACTCGGGAAGTTCTTCCTGGGGTTTTATCTCAAAGCCTCTCCCTTAcaatttctgtctctcttttgggggaggaggaggggcgaTTATAGAGATAGTTAATGTCGGCCGTATAAGAAACATTATTAAAGTTACTCTTCGGTCCTTTCCGTTCTTGATAAACAattcctgctccttcctctcGAATTCTATTTTCCATCCCTCAAGTCACTTTAATGGCTCTtcaatacaacaaatatttactgagtgcttactaagtgccaggcactgggctcagCGCTGTGAGGGATGAGAGAGAAGTGGTACCTTCCTTCCAGGCGATTGTAGTCTAGACTACAAACTAGTAAGTACTATACTCagatttattcaatatttactgaatgcctgttCACCTATCTAATAGTTTATAATCTTTCCAATAACCCTCTATAATAAAATTAGTCCCCATTTACAAGTAAGAAAAATGAGGCTTCAGGAAGTCTCTTTCCCCAATGGCCTGCAGGCTCAGGGATCCTCAGTGCAAGCCCAACATCTCACATCGCCACCAAATAAAATCAATGCACATGGGAATTGAGGAGGAGTAGACACACAACAGTTTTCTGGATCTCTTTAAAACGTGACTCCCACTCCCcgggaaagaaaaaagtagataCAGTGCCCCGCCGATGTTGGCACAGCACTGATGGGGCAGGAGTGGCTTACAAAAGATCACTTGCCTCCCAGGACCGTGCCTCCTCTACTAACTTCTAGAGTCTTCTGGCGCAGTCTCCTCTTACCGTCAACAACAAGAAGTAATAGTGATGATGATCATAGCCACTAACATTGAGCACTTGTGTGCCAGATACTGGGCTAAGCTCTCTTCCATGCTGAAAGCAACCCCTTGAGACTGGTATTATTAACTTCCTTTTATAGATAAGGGAAcagagagattaagcaacttgccaAGGGCACCCAGGTAGACCTGGGATTTGTTTTGATCTATAGAATATATTTGGGCCCAGCTGGTTGTGCTTCTGACTGTAGAAATGTGTCCCCAGCTCACCTGCTGAATAACACCTTTAGTGTATGGGCATCAGGCTTATCAGTTTGACCTCATCAGCACCACTAATAGTAAGCACCCACCCTGAATCAACAACTCTTCATAGTCATATTGTTAGCCCCCTTTTATCAGTGAACAAACTGAGGTTCGAATAGGTAGAAAAACGTATCTATCAGGacacacacagtggctcacacctgtaatcccagcagtttgggaggccgaggggagaccacttgagcccaggagtttgagaccagcttaggcaatactgtgagaccctgtctctacaaaaaatttaaaaattagccagacatggtggcatgtgcctgtgatcccagctacttgggaggctgaggcaggatgattatttgagcccagaatgtgtaggctacagtgagccatgatcatgccactgcattccagcctgggtgacagtgagccCCTCTctcaataatataataataataacaataataataatgtatccaagatcacacagatgGAGAAGCAGCAGAGCTAAGATTCCAGTCCAGGTCTGTCTGGCTATGAGGCACcttctctttcaaaaatattaattgttGCAACAGCATCCTTCCAAGACTCACTATTTGAGGACCAtcttatgtatacatatatatgtgtgtgtgtgtgtgtgtgtgtgtgtgtgtatccagtTGCAGGTTATCATTGAATCAAAAACAATCCCCACTATAAACAGAGTCCCCCCATCCATTTAGTCAGTGTTGAATTCAGAGTAAAACCTtcaagaaagaagggaagggagactGTCCAGAAAGTGAGAGGCAAGAAAGCCACTGGAATTTAACCTTACCTGGTCTGGGGGCAAAGCTTCAAGTAGTAATGACAGGGGACCAATCCAGACAGAAAGTAGGATCTCTAAGGAAGGACAAATAATTTGAGGAGGAAGCCAAAGCAAGAAGTAAGATCATGTGGAAATGAGGGGGATTGAGGTCCAGAGTGATAGTGTCCATGGGAATGAGGTAAGTGAAACCAGAAAAGGAACCCAGGATGGGCAGAAATGCGGGTAATGAGAAATGGGAACAGAGTGAGGCCAGGCTAGACATCTTGTGGAGTGAACTGAGGCCGGTATCTACCCAGGGCCACTCCCTAGATCCTTAGGCCTTCATAGAAACCTTTGCCCCACCACACCCCATCCCTGACAGCCTTTCTCTGCCAGGACAAGTTTGTCGTCTGCTCTGAGCTATCAAGCCCCTTAGGAGACCTAAGACCCAGCTGGGTCCCATCCCTTTGGAGTTAACTGCTTCAGACTAGGTAGGTGTGAGGACCTGGACCTCAAATCCCTGCATATTGGGAGTGGGCAGAGGTATAACTGAAAGATATGTTGTTGCATGTCCTGTCTCCTAATAGATGGAACCTATAATGTATTTTTCCCAGCCTAGGAAGCACCTAATTCTTGTGGGCAAAGGAGCCATGGAAGATAGAGCTGGTCAGCAAGAGCAGGAGAGACACAGCCTCCGTCTGGAAAAGCTACAACATTGGGCGAGGCACAGGCAGAGTGGGCACCTCTTGGTGCTGGCGGTGAGGACAGGCTACCCCATCCCAAGTCTCAGCATGTCCACTTCTACCCAATTCagttccatccatccatccatccatgttaagtgagcacctaccatgtgccagaaacTGTGCTAGGTTCTGAATGGGAGGAGGGTAGaggaaaacatagaaataaacaaGGCAAGACCCTTAATCTCCAAGTAGCTTCCATCTTGTGGGGGAAAACATACAGGTAAGTAACTAAACTACAATATGAggcagaaaaaattaaatgatacttattttttaatgatcacttcCTTCCTTGCTCTGGGTTGACTGCTTTCCTCTACCCTCCATTCAATCCCATTTCCTGATCTCTAAAGAGGTAGGAGTTATGAGAAGGGAAGAGAATCCCTGACAGTTTCTCCTCAATTACCCTGCCCTTACCCCAGGTGAGTCAGCTATGGCTGGCAGTGGTTGTGGTGCCCCTTGCTGTCTCAGTCGCCTGCCTGAACTCTGAATGTCACATGGCCACAGCGCTGCCTCTTGGGCCTGGAGCCTCAGTAAGACCCACCACAAGGGAGGGTGGAAGGTCTCAGGGCCCCTTCCTAATGGGACCAGAGCTCAACACTTGCCCCTCTCACCATTCAGGGTCTCCTCACTGGGACTGTTACCCTAGAGCTTCGCAGAGCACCCCGCCTCTGGAAGGTGAGAAGGAAGAGAACGGAGCACTGTCCCCCCACTCCCTAAAACAGACACCTACAACCCTCAGCCTAGGAAGTAAGTGGCTAAGTGTTGACTCATCCTCTCAGCTGTCACCACTCACTGGCCTCAATGACTGAGGAGGGAAAGCAAAAAAGTTAGAGGGCTTATGGCCCTGTTTGGAGGCTGAGAAACCGAAGCTGAGTTTTGTCTTCAGCTAGGCTGCAAGTGGGGATTGAGATTGGAATGACTCCCCTAGGCTGGGCAGGGCTGAGCTGGCTCACTGGCAGGTGCGGGCCATGATGATATTCAACACCTTCAACTTGATCTTGGGTTTCATCGTGGTGGTGGTCGAGGTGATGAAGACAGCCTTGGGGCCTGCCCCAACTGCCTCCTCCCAGGTACTGGTGAATGAAGGAGAAGGTGGGAGGATGAGGAGGCAAGAGGAGGTGAAAAGGGAAAAGGGCAGGGGCGAACAGGTGCGGGGTCCCTGCATTCTCAGCCTTGTCTACCTGCAGCATGTTGGCTTGCTGGTGCTGGAGCTCAGTGCTGAGGCCTTCACCCTAGGAGGAGTGCTGGTCTCAGTGCACGCCCTATTCTTGCTGAGC
The Theropithecus gelada isolate Dixy chromosome 7b, Tgel_1.0, whole genome shotgun sequence DNA segment above includes these coding regions:
- the TMEM253 gene encoding transmembrane protein 253; its protein translation is MEDRAGQQEQERHSLRLEKLQHWARHRQSGHLLVLAVSQLWLAVVVVPLAVSVACLNSECHMATALPLGPGASGLLTGTVTLELRRAPRLWKVRAMMIFNTFNLILGFIVVVVEVMKTALGPAPTASSQHVGLLVLELSAEAFTLGGVLVSVHALFLLSQRKPGCCRSQSLHYQELQEGFSELEEVPGLENGPTVASTGANERAGQREQTRAALLPP